A window of Longispora fulva contains these coding sequences:
- a CDS encoding EboA domain-containing protein, translated as MNPDQLRAALVAVPDRSWLIGALHRVAVEPSTIAGLYSLAARRCGNRPLPQAPGWTADVAARVLLLSVLPMRGRALAAVVEKLYRFGDALERRTVLRALAMLDLGGTAVHLLRDACSGKDPALLAAALGPYSAHLDDEAWRQAVVRCVRMGVPLGVVHDLDERADAELARMLTDMATARRAAGRHLSTDAAALLRRLTAGTTT; from the coding sequence ATGAATCCCGACCAACTCCGGGCGGCGCTCGTCGCCGTGCCGGACCGCAGCTGGTTGATCGGGGCGCTCCACCGCGTCGCGGTGGAACCGTCCACCATCGCCGGCCTGTACTCGTTGGCCGCCCGCCGCTGCGGCAACCGGCCACTCCCGCAGGCGCCGGGCTGGACGGCGGACGTCGCGGCCCGGGTGCTGCTGCTGTCGGTCCTGCCGATGCGCGGCCGGGCCCTGGCCGCCGTGGTCGAGAAGCTCTACCGCTTCGGTGACGCGCTCGAGCGGCGCACCGTACTGCGGGCCCTGGCGATGCTCGACCTCGGCGGCACGGCGGTGCACCTGCTCCGCGACGCCTGCTCGGGGAAGGACCCCGCGCTGCTCGCCGCGGCCCTCGGGCCCTACTCGGCGCACCTCGACGACGAGGCCTGGCGGCAGGCCGTCGTCCGGTGCGTGCGGATGGGCGTGCCCCTCGGCGTGGTGCACGACCTCGACGAGCGGGCCGACGCCGAACTGGCCCGGATGCTCACCGACATGGCCACGGCCCGCCGCGCCGCCGGACGGCACCTGTCCACCGACGCCGCGGCGCTGCTGCGCCGCCTGACCGCTGGGACCACCACGTGA
- a CDS encoding ester cyclase, with the protein MSDADTHRLVPEEILNKGRFELIDQVFAPDYVEHVMIPGYSQDREGLRQFFTAYLAAFPDLDCAITNEVNEGDRHVIHITATGTMTGEFMGMPPVNKKASWEEMHISRMSGGQIVEHWGVVDQFGMMQQLGFIPTGP; encoded by the coding sequence ATGTCGGACGCGGACACGCATCGGCTGGTGCCCGAGGAGATCCTCAACAAGGGCCGCTTCGAGCTGATCGACCAGGTCTTCGCCCCGGACTACGTGGAGCACGTCATGATCCCGGGATACTCGCAGGACAGGGAGGGCCTGCGCCAGTTCTTCACCGCGTACCTGGCCGCGTTCCCCGACCTGGACTGCGCCATCACGAACGAGGTGAACGAGGGCGACAGGCACGTCATCCACATCACGGCCACCGGCACCATGACCGGCGAGTTCATGGGGATGCCGCCGGTGAACAAGAAGGCCTCCTGGGAGGAGATGCACATCTCCCGGATGAGCGGTGGGCAGATCGTCGAACACTGGGGAGTCGTCGACCAGTTCGGCATGATGCAGCAGCTCGGCTTCATCCCGACCGGCCCGTAG
- a CDS encoding beta-galactosidase, translating into MAHRWLRWPHPHNPIAYGADYNPEQWSPRTWREDVALMREASVNIVNLGIFSWAEVRPAPDEWRWDWLDEILDLLHDNGIAVDLGTGTASPPPWLTTLHPEILPVTADGRTLGPGGRQHWRPTSPVFRRYALEHVRAVADRYGAHPGLAMWHVSNELGCHNALDYSDDAAAAFRTWLRARYDTLDALNTAWGTAFWSQRYSAWEQILPPRLAASYPNPAQQLDFHRFSSDALREHLRAEAAVLRELTPDIPVTTNFMVMGDTRNMDYAGWRHDVDLVSNDHYLTGARPDAFEELCFSANLVRGLADSAPWFLMEQSTSAVNWQPVNHAKAPGQLARDSLAHLAHGADAISFFQWRQSTAGAEKYHSAMLPHAGTRSRLWRDVRDLGATLRELGEVAGSRAAPSSVAVLFDWESWWSSELDSHPSELFRYRELALDWYKAFEALGIATDVQPVDADLTGYRMVVAPGLHLVPADLAARITAHVDGGGHFVTTFFSGIVDENDRVLTGGYPGAFRDLLGVRVEEFAPLAPGAVAALDRAGHGTLWTEHIAVDPGVDVLVRFADGDLAGLPAATRRPVGTGSAAYAGTRLDPVALRALVGDLSGRAGLGPDLDPAAAPAVVRRVRQTDTTRYVFLVNRTREARTVTAEHGYDLLGRREVTGSLDLAPLGVAVLRQPRPIDHDECSLGTELIQKTS; encoded by the coding sequence ATGGCACACCGTTGGCTCCGCTGGCCACACCCGCACAACCCGATCGCGTACGGAGCCGACTACAACCCCGAGCAGTGGTCCCCGCGGACCTGGCGCGAGGACGTGGCCCTGATGCGCGAGGCGTCGGTCAACATCGTCAACCTGGGGATCTTCTCCTGGGCCGAGGTGCGACCCGCCCCGGACGAGTGGCGCTGGGACTGGCTCGACGAGATCCTCGACCTGCTGCACGACAACGGCATCGCCGTCGACCTGGGCACCGGCACAGCGTCCCCGCCGCCGTGGCTGACCACGCTGCACCCGGAGATCCTGCCCGTGACCGCCGACGGGCGCACCCTGGGGCCGGGCGGCCGGCAGCACTGGCGGCCGACGTCCCCGGTGTTCCGCCGGTACGCCCTGGAACACGTCCGCGCCGTCGCCGACCGGTACGGCGCGCACCCCGGGCTCGCGATGTGGCACGTGTCCAACGAGCTGGGCTGCCACAACGCGCTCGACTACTCCGACGACGCGGCGGCGGCGTTCCGCACCTGGCTGCGCGCCCGCTACGACACCCTCGACGCGCTCAACACCGCCTGGGGCACGGCGTTCTGGTCGCAGCGCTACTCCGCCTGGGAGCAGATCCTGCCGCCCCGGCTGGCCGCCAGCTACCCCAACCCGGCCCAGCAGCTCGACTTCCACCGGTTCTCCTCCGACGCGCTGCGGGAGCACCTGCGCGCCGAGGCCGCCGTGCTGCGCGAGCTCACCCCCGACATCCCGGTGACCACCAACTTCATGGTCATGGGCGACACCCGGAACATGGACTACGCCGGTTGGCGGCACGACGTCGACCTGGTCTCCAACGACCACTACCTGACCGGCGCGCGCCCGGACGCCTTCGAGGAACTGTGCTTCTCGGCCAACCTGGTCCGGGGCCTGGCCGACTCCGCGCCGTGGTTCCTGATGGAGCAGTCCACCAGCGCCGTCAACTGGCAGCCCGTCAACCACGCCAAGGCCCCCGGCCAGCTCGCCCGCGACAGCCTCGCGCACCTCGCGCACGGCGCCGACGCGATCAGCTTCTTCCAGTGGCGGCAGTCAACCGCCGGCGCGGAGAAGTACCATTCGGCGATGCTGCCGCACGCCGGCACCCGGTCCAGGCTGTGGCGGGACGTCCGCGACCTCGGCGCCACGCTGCGGGAGCTGGGTGAGGTCGCCGGCAGCCGGGCCGCGCCGTCGTCGGTGGCGGTGCTGTTCGACTGGGAGTCGTGGTGGTCCAGCGAACTCGACTCCCACCCCAGCGAGCTGTTCCGGTACCGGGAACTCGCGCTGGACTGGTACAAGGCCTTCGAGGCGCTGGGCATCGCCACCGACGTCCAACCCGTCGACGCGGACCTGACCGGCTACCGGATGGTCGTCGCCCCGGGCCTGCACCTGGTGCCCGCCGACCTCGCAGCCCGGATCACGGCGCACGTCGACGGCGGCGGGCACTTCGTCACCACGTTCTTCTCCGGCATCGTCGACGAGAACGACCGCGTCCTGACCGGCGGCTACCCCGGTGCGTTCCGCGACCTGCTGGGCGTCCGGGTCGAGGAGTTCGCGCCGCTGGCGCCGGGTGCGGTCGCCGCGCTGGACCGGGCCGGGCACGGCACGCTGTGGACCGAACACATCGCCGTCGACCCCGGCGTGGACGTGCTCGTCCGGTTCGCCGACGGGGACCTGGCCGGCCTGCCCGCCGCGACCCGCCGCCCGGTCGGCACCGGAAGCGCGGCCTACGCCGGCACCCGGCTGGACCCGGTGGCCCTGCGCGCGCTGGTCGGCGACCTCTCCGGCCGGGCCGGACTCGGCCCGGACCTGGACCCGGCGGCCGCCCCTGCCGTGGTCCGGCGCGTCCGGCAGACGGACACCACGCGGTACGTGTTCCTCGTCAACCGCACCCGGGAGGCCCGCACGGTCACGGCCGAGCACGGCTACGACCTGCTGGGCCGACGCGAGGTCACCGGGTCGCTCGACCTCGCGCCGCTGGGCGTGGCCGTGCTGCGACAGCCACGTCCGATCGATCACGATGAGTGCAGCCTCGGTACAGAACTGATCCAGAAAACCTCATGA
- a CDS encoding HU family DNA-binding protein: protein MNKGELIEAMAPRLGSKAAASEALDAVLAEISVQVARGERVSLPNFGSFEKRKRAARTGRNPQTGAEIKVKATNVPAFKPGAGFKEMVASGKVPKAKR from the coding sequence TTGAACAAGGGTGAGCTGATCGAGGCCATGGCCCCACGCCTGGGAAGCAAGGCGGCGGCGAGCGAGGCCCTGGACGCGGTGCTGGCGGAGATCTCCGTGCAGGTCGCGCGGGGGGAGCGGGTGTCGCTGCCGAACTTCGGTTCCTTCGAGAAGCGCAAGCGCGCGGCCCGGACGGGACGCAATCCGCAGACCGGGGCCGAGATCAAGGTGAAGGCCACCAACGTGCCGGCGTTCAAGCCGGGCGCGGGGTTCAAGGAGATGGTCGCCTCGGGCAAGGTCCCGAAGGCGAAGCGCTAG
- a CDS encoding MmcQ/YjbR family DNA-binding protein, translating into MASWDDVSRLARELPETVELTSADGQLAWRVRDKPLAWERPLRRADLAALGEAAPDGPVLAARVSDVGAKEALLAEDPDVYFTTPHFNGYPAILVRLDRIAEPELRELLTEAWLLRAPKRLAAQFRAANDEPWPDADRPH; encoded by the coding sequence GTGGCCAGTTGGGACGACGTGAGCCGCCTCGCGCGGGAGCTGCCCGAGACGGTGGAGCTGACCTCCGCCGACGGCCAGCTCGCCTGGCGGGTGCGGGACAAGCCCCTCGCGTGGGAACGCCCCCTGCGCCGCGCTGACCTGGCGGCCCTGGGCGAGGCGGCCCCCGACGGGCCGGTCCTGGCGGCGCGGGTGTCCGACGTCGGGGCCAAGGAGGCGCTGCTCGCCGAGGACCCGGACGTCTACTTCACGACCCCGCACTTCAACGGGTACCCGGCGATCCTGGTCCGGCTCGACCGGATCGCCGAGCCGGAGCTGCGGGAGCTGTTGACGGAGGCGTGGCTGCTGCGCGCGCCGAAGCGACTGGCCGCGCAGTTCCGGGCGGCGAACGACGAGCCCTGGCCGGACGCTGACCGGCCGCACTGA
- the trxA gene encoding thioredoxin: MHATDLLVTVTDETFAATVLAADRPVVVDFWAEWCPPCRKISVSLAELAEEFDGRLDFVALNSDDNPRTTRDYGVMSLPTLLVFRGGEVVGSLVGARPKGYLRDKLGAHAA; this comes from the coding sequence TTGCACGCGACAGACCTGCTAGTCACGGTCACCGACGAGACGTTCGCCGCCACGGTGCTGGCCGCAGACCGGCCGGTCGTGGTGGACTTCTGGGCCGAGTGGTGCCCGCCGTGCCGGAAGATCTCCGTGAGCCTGGCCGAGCTGGCCGAGGAGTTCGACGGGCGGCTGGACTTCGTGGCCCTCAACTCCGACGACAACCCGCGCACCACCCGCGACTACGGGGTCATGTCCCTGCCGACCCTGCTGGTGTTCCGGGGCGGCGAGGTGGTCGGGTCCCTCGTCGGCGCCCGACCCAAGGGATACCTGCGGGACAAGCTCGGCGCGCACGCCGCCTGA
- a CDS encoding CU044_2847 family protein, with protein MGDLLRYESEHGTILIEERDGEGLERIGLLDHVRPSKKGLEAALAQIRPAIESTLSMVRGLTRRPDEVEVEIGVTLTAEAGAIVARTSAEGHLVVRARWKLTGDDSDTLRPAG; from the coding sequence ATGGGCGATCTTCTACGGTACGAGTCGGAGCACGGCACCATCCTCATCGAAGAGCGTGACGGCGAGGGCCTGGAGCGGATCGGTCTCCTCGACCACGTCCGGCCGTCGAAGAAGGGCCTGGAGGCCGCGCTCGCGCAGATCCGTCCGGCTATCGAGTCGACGCTGTCCATGGTGCGCGGCCTGACCCGGCGCCCCGACGAGGTGGAGGTCGAGATCGGGGTCACCCTGACCGCCGAGGCCGGTGCCATCGTGGCGCGCACGTCCGCCGAGGGACACCTGGTCGTCCGGGCGAGGTGGAAGCTGACCGGCGACGACAGCGACACTCTCCGACCGGCCGGCTAG
- a CDS encoding discoidin domain-containing protein: MPHPSPRWLAVLVAVAALGLGLPASAGASTPAHDTPRVPSDQPAHGMVYRDLVPGSAACAGLYRLRLSGACTHGPDIAPPGLNAKAPVAPAAPAPAPLAAAPCVGDGQSGNRVQVIYVHGPNADRYNQYKASFVQWSQDMDTIYNESAKETGGTRHIRFVHDAACVPTVLDVGISAAAIGSFDGTINAMKALGYNRVDRKYSLITDSTVYCGIGEFRGDDRKIAANQSNFGPMFARSDSGCWNGQVMAHELGHNLGAVSYSAPNTSHGAHCTDEYDVMCYSDSPNYPPMRILCADRAHENRLDCNHDDYYHTNPPAGSYLATHFNVADNVFLIAGGGGPNPPGRIPGLTVRSADSQETANENGAAANVVDGDPATIWHTAWSAGNPPPPHEIQLDLHATYQVTSLYYLPRQSGGNGTIARYEVYVSTDGVTWGTPVATGTWTNTTTEEAATFAPRAGRYVKLRALSEVNNNPWTSAAEIAVAGT; this comes from the coding sequence ATGCCCCACCCCTCACCCCGATGGCTCGCGGTCCTCGTGGCCGTCGCGGCCCTCGGACTCGGCCTGCCGGCGTCCGCCGGCGCGTCCACCCCCGCGCACGACACGCCGCGGGTTCCCTCCGACCAGCCGGCACACGGCATGGTCTACCGCGACCTGGTGCCCGGCAGCGCCGCGTGTGCCGGGTTGTACCGGCTCCGGCTGTCGGGCGCCTGTACCCACGGCCCCGACATCGCCCCGCCGGGGCTGAACGCGAAGGCCCCGGTAGCCCCGGCCGCCCCGGCACCCGCGCCGCTCGCCGCCGCCCCGTGCGTCGGTGACGGCCAGTCCGGCAACCGGGTGCAGGTCATCTACGTGCACGGCCCGAACGCCGACCGGTACAACCAGTACAAGGCGTCGTTCGTGCAGTGGTCGCAGGACATGGACACCATCTACAACGAGAGCGCCAAGGAGACCGGCGGCACCCGGCACATCCGGTTCGTGCACGACGCGGCCTGCGTGCCGACCGTGCTCGACGTCGGGATCAGCGCGGCGGCGATCGGCTCCTTCGACGGAACCATCAACGCCATGAAGGCCCTGGGCTACAACCGGGTGGACCGCAAGTACTCCCTGATCACGGACTCCACGGTGTACTGCGGGATCGGCGAGTTCCGGGGCGACGACCGCAAGATCGCCGCCAACCAGAGCAACTTCGGCCCGATGTTCGCCCGGTCCGACAGCGGCTGCTGGAACGGGCAGGTCATGGCCCACGAACTCGGCCACAACCTCGGCGCGGTCAGCTACAGCGCGCCCAACACCAGCCACGGCGCGCACTGCACCGACGAGTACGACGTCATGTGCTATTCCGACAGCCCCAACTACCCGCCGATGCGCATCCTGTGCGCCGACCGGGCGCACGAGAACCGGCTCGACTGCAATCACGACGACTACTACCACACCAACCCGCCGGCCGGCAGCTACCTGGCCACCCACTTCAACGTCGCGGACAACGTCTTCCTGATCGCCGGCGGTGGCGGCCCCAACCCGCCCGGCCGGATCCCCGGACTGACGGTGCGGTCCGCCGACAGCCAGGAGACCGCGAATGAGAACGGGGCCGCCGCCAACGTCGTCGACGGCGACCCGGCCACGATCTGGCACACCGCCTGGTCGGCCGGCAACCCGCCGCCCCCGCACGAGATCCAGCTGGACCTGCACGCCACCTACCAGGTGACGAGCCTGTACTACCTGCCCCGCCAGAGCGGCGGCAACGGCACGATCGCCCGCTACGAGGTGTACGTGTCCACCGACGGCGTCACCTGGGGCACCCCGGTGGCGACCGGAACCTGGACCAACACCACCACCGAAGAGGCGGCCACGTTCGCGCCCAGAGCCGGCCGCTACGTGAAATTGCGCGCCCTGTCCGAGGTCAACAACAACCCGTGGACCTCAGCCGCCGAGATCGCCGTCGCCGGCACCTGA
- a CDS encoding MerR family transcriptional regulator codes for MLIGELAERAGTSTRALRYYETRGLLHARRSSNGYRTYDAAELRVVHEIRALLAVGLTLDDIRPFVDCLRAGNSSGDVCPDSVAVLRRKLAEVDAAAARLGEVRERLHAQLSHAITHREDTCTRQTC; via the coding sequence GTGCTGATCGGGGAGTTGGCTGAACGCGCCGGCACGAGCACCCGGGCGCTGCGGTACTACGAGACCCGGGGGCTCCTGCACGCCCGGCGCTCGTCGAACGGCTACCGCACCTACGACGCGGCGGAGTTGCGCGTCGTGCACGAGATCCGGGCGCTGCTCGCCGTGGGCCTGACCCTCGACGACATCCGCCCGTTCGTCGACTGCCTGCGGGCCGGCAACAGCTCCGGGGACGTCTGCCCGGACTCGGTGGCCGTGCTGCGGCGCAAGCTCGCCGAGGTCGACGCCGCCGCCGCCCGGCTGGGCGAGGTCCGCGAGCGGTTGCACGCCCAGCTCAGCCATGCGATCACCCACCGGGAGGACACTTGCACGCGACAGACCTGCTAG
- a CDS encoding MFS transporter yields MRAVLRRSDFRLLFTGLAASMVGDMLLMLVLSIWVRELTGSNGAAGATILCMVLPSLFAPLLGWGVDRFRRKPFLIWGNVLSAVTLLPLLAVEGREQTWIVYAVAVAFGLSGVVLGGALSALIKDMLPEDLLAEANGALQTVREGLRLGAPIAGAAIYATAGGALVGVIDAVSFLIAAGAIALLKVRGTPVEPSQLDWWGEMTAGVRHLFGEPALRRTVLGVAGAALAFGLLDAMVFALVDHGLHRSAPFISVLVTVQGVGALIGGLSSAKVIHRIGEVAAIGLGMGLLGVALAGMAAPVRPTVLLPIALVAAVVAGVGLPIAFVAVNTLMQKRTPGELMGRANTAASALISTPQVLALGLGSILAAFADYRIVVGGASVVVLLVAGFMWRARGLTRAVPAVPQEKALV; encoded by the coding sequence ATGCGCGCCGTCCTCCGCCGTTCCGACTTCCGGCTGCTGTTCACCGGACTCGCCGCCAGCATGGTCGGCGACATGCTCCTCATGCTCGTGCTGTCGATATGGGTCCGGGAACTCACCGGCTCCAACGGCGCCGCCGGCGCGACCATCCTGTGCATGGTCCTGCCCAGCCTGTTCGCGCCCCTGCTCGGCTGGGGCGTCGACCGGTTCCGCCGCAAGCCGTTCCTGATCTGGGGCAACGTGCTCTCCGCCGTCACCCTGCTGCCGCTGCTCGCCGTCGAGGGCCGCGAACAGACCTGGATCGTGTACGCCGTCGCCGTCGCCTTCGGCCTCTCCGGCGTCGTCCTCGGCGGGGCGCTGTCCGCCCTGATCAAGGACATGCTCCCCGAGGACCTGCTCGCCGAGGCCAACGGCGCGCTGCAGACCGTCCGCGAGGGCCTGCGGCTCGGCGCGCCGATCGCCGGGGCCGCGATCTACGCCACGGCCGGCGGGGCACTCGTCGGGGTCATCGACGCCGTCAGCTTCCTGATCGCGGCCGGGGCGATCGCCCTGCTCAAGGTACGCGGCACGCCGGTCGAACCCTCCCAGCTCGACTGGTGGGGCGAGATGACCGCCGGGGTCCGGCACCTGTTCGGCGAGCCGGCGCTGCGGCGCACCGTGCTGGGCGTCGCCGGAGCGGCCCTGGCGTTCGGGTTGCTCGACGCCATGGTCTTCGCGCTCGTCGACCATGGACTGCACCGGTCGGCGCCGTTCATCAGCGTCCTGGTCACCGTGCAGGGCGTCGGCGCGCTGATCGGCGGCCTGTCCTCGGCGAAGGTGATCCACCGGATCGGCGAGGTCGCCGCTATCGGGCTCGGCATGGGCCTGCTCGGGGTGGCCCTCGCGGGGATGGCTGCCCCGGTCCGGCCGACCGTCCTGCTCCCGATCGCGCTGGTCGCGGCCGTCGTCGCCGGGGTCGGGCTGCCGATAGCGTTCGTGGCCGTGAACACGCTGATGCAGAAGCGGACCCCGGGTGAGTTGATGGGGCGGGCGAACACGGCGGCGAGCGCGCTGATCAGCACCCCTCAGGTGCTGGCGCTGGGGTTGGGGTCGATCCTGGCGGCGTTCGCCGACTACCGGATCGTGGTCGGGGGCGCCAGCGTCGTCGTGCTCCTCGTCGCCGGGTTCATGTGGCGGGCCCGGGGGCTGACCAGGGCTGTGCCGGCCGTGCCGCAGGAGAAGGCGCTGGTCTGA
- a CDS encoding winged helix-turn-helix domain-containing protein: MSELPHRQVSDPAELRAFAHPLRIRLIEELLADGPATASQLADRVGESPANCSWHLRLLHRYGYVEEAEGGTGRQRPWQMVLTSRSWCGDHDDPELAMAGDEATRFLTRRELDALEAWNARRRTEPAAWRDAGFTNQSLAWLTPEELADLGRQIGELLVMNAERFRDRSTRPEGARLIRLMAWGVPATPPMEK, translated from the coding sequence ATGTCCGAGCTTCCGCACCGGCAGGTCTCCGACCCTGCCGAGCTGAGGGCCTTCGCCCATCCACTGAGGATCCGCCTCATCGAGGAACTCCTCGCCGACGGCCCCGCCACGGCCTCCCAGCTCGCCGACCGGGTCGGCGAGAGCCCGGCCAACTGCTCCTGGCACCTGCGCCTGCTGCACCGCTACGGCTACGTCGAGGAGGCCGAGGGCGGCACCGGCCGGCAGCGCCCCTGGCAGATGGTGCTGACGTCGCGGAGCTGGTGCGGCGACCACGACGACCCCGAGCTGGCGATGGCCGGCGACGAGGCCACCCGGTTCCTCACCCGCCGCGAACTCGACGCCCTCGAGGCCTGGAACGCCCGCCGGCGCACCGAGCCGGCCGCGTGGCGCGACGCCGGCTTCACCAACCAGAGCCTGGCCTGGCTGACCCCCGAGGAGCTCGCCGACCTCGGCCGGCAGATCGGCGAACTGCTCGTCATGAACGCCGAACGGTTCCGCGACCGCTCGACCCGCCCCGAAGGCGCCCGACTCATCCGCCTCATGGCCTGGGGCGTCCCCGCCACCCCACCGATGGAGAAATGA
- a CDS encoding alpha/beta hydrolase has translation MESVEIPVAGGALHALRFGEGPRVVLAAHGLTASAMSYLAVARHLPPDWSLVALDLRGRGGSSTVGGPYGMTAHAADLASAAEHLGAPVVLAGQSMGAYAALRAARLRPELFSRVVLIDGGLPLPAPEGMDPDDVLWLTVGPAIARLTETYADIDAYVDFFRAHPALGGDWTEDMAAYVRYDAVGGPGAVRSRTSGDAVRADGRDLIVDAASFGDDLERVTVPTLLLHAPRGMLGQEPGFHPQPLVDHWVGRAPALSAELVRDTNHYTILMADRAAAMVAARLTS, from the coding sequence ATGGAGTCCGTAGAGATCCCCGTCGCCGGCGGCGCCCTGCACGCCCTGCGGTTCGGCGAGGGTCCGCGTGTGGTGCTCGCCGCGCACGGGCTCACGGCGTCGGCGATGTCGTACCTGGCGGTGGCCCGGCACCTGCCGCCCGACTGGAGCCTGGTGGCCCTGGACCTGCGCGGCCGGGGCGGCAGCTCGACGGTCGGCGGGCCGTACGGGATGACGGCGCACGCCGCCGACCTGGCCTCCGCCGCCGAGCACCTGGGCGCCCCGGTGGTGCTCGCCGGCCAGTCGATGGGCGCGTACGCGGCGCTGCGGGCCGCCAGGCTGCGGCCGGAGCTGTTCAGCAGGGTGGTGCTGATCGACGGCGGGTTGCCGTTGCCGGCTCCCGAGGGTATGGATCCCGACGACGTGCTGTGGCTGACCGTGGGACCGGCGATCGCCCGGCTGACGGAGACCTACGCCGACATCGACGCCTACGTGGACTTCTTCCGCGCGCACCCGGCCCTCGGCGGGGACTGGACCGAGGACATGGCCGCCTACGTGCGCTACGACGCGGTCGGCGGGCCGGGTGCCGTCCGGTCGCGGACGAGCGGGGACGCGGTGCGCGCCGACGGCAGGGACCTGATCGTCGACGCCGCGTCCTTCGGGGACGATCTGGAGCGCGTCACGGTGCCGACCCTGCTCCTGCACGCGCCGCGCGGCATGCTCGGCCAGGAGCCCGGCTTTCACCCGCAGCCGCTGGTGGACCACTGGGTCGGGCGGGCCCCGGCGTTGAGCGCCGAGCTGGTGCGCGACACCAACCACTACACGATCCTGATGGCGGACCGGGCCGCAGCGATGGTCGCCGCGCGGCTCACCTCGTAA